One Coffea arabica cultivar ET-39 chromosome 5e, Coffea Arabica ET-39 HiFi, whole genome shotgun sequence DNA segment encodes these proteins:
- the LOC113743287 gene encoding uncharacterized protein isoform X3 produces the protein MRLRRRHYIPSCASHRRVDEDEIYWDAKKQDEESALSPNSPRAISQLAQCFTNAMVGPRAWIGGIFSRSTNRRFGSGRFFYYNFSPHQEESLRNLQERIGVPFDETCFNHQQALHALWDLSFPNVKLKGLISDQWKDMGWQGVNPATDFRGCGFISLENLLFFGRTYPASFHRLLFKQTGERAKWEYPFAVAGINVSFMLIQMLDLYSAKPKCLPGVNFIKMLGEDKEAFDILYCIAFAMMDAQWLAMHASYMDFNEKFC, from the exons ATGAGATTAAGGCGTAGGCATTACATACCTTCTTGTGCATCTCACCGTAGA GTTGACGAAGATGAAATTTATTGGGATGCAAAGAAGCAGGATGAAGAATCAGCATTGTCACCTAATTCTCCTCGTGCAATATCACAATTAGCTCAGTGCTTCA CTAATGCTATGGTTGGTCCACGAGCATGGATAGGAGGAATTTTTAGTCGATCAACCAATAGAAGGTTTGGAAGTGGcagatttttttattataattttagtCCTCATCAG GAAGAGAGTCTTCGAAACCTTCAGGAACGGATTGGAGTACCTTTTGATGAGACTTGCTTCAATCATCAG CAAGCTCTCCATGCTTTGTGGGACTTATCATTTCCCAACGTTAAGCTCAAAGGCTTAATCTCTGATCAGTGGAAGGATATGGGGTGGCAAGGAGTGAACCCAGCTACAGACTTCAG GGGTTGTGGTTTCATTTCGCTCGAGAATTTATTGTTTTTCGGAAGAACTTATCCG GCTTCTTTTCATAGGTTGCTATTCAAGCAAACTGGAGAACGTGCTAAGTGGGAATACCCATTTGCTGTTGCTGGAATTAATGTATCATTTATGCTGATCCAAATGTTGGATTTATACTCAG CGAAACCTAAGTGCCTTCCAGGAGTCAATTTCATCAAAATGTTGGGAG AAGATAAAGAGGCATTTGATATACTATATTGTATAGCATTTGCAATGATGGATGCGCAATGGCTTGCAATGCATGCTTCGTATATGGACTTCAAT gaaaaattctgttga
- the LOC113743287 gene encoding uncharacterized protein isoform X2: protein MFQVLCKRGILMQFTCCVFLQPELTENTNAMVGPRAWIGGIFSRSTNRRFGSGRFFYYNFSPHQEESLRNLQERIGVPFDETCFNHQQALHALWDLSFPNVKLKGLISDQWKDMGWQGVNPATDFRGCGFISLENLLFFGRTYPASFHRLLFKQTGERAKWEYPFAVAGINVSFMLIQMLDLYSAKPKCLPGVNFIKMLGEDKEAFDILYCIAFAMMDAQWLAMHASYMDFNEVLRVTRIQLERELSLEDVHKIQDLPAFNLLFH from the exons ATGTTCCAAGTTTTGTGCAAAAGAGGAATTCTCATGCAGTTCACATGCTGTGTCTTCTTGCAGCCGGAGCTTACAGAAAACA CTAATGCTATGGTTGGTCCACGAGCATGGATAGGAGGAATTTTTAGTCGATCAACCAATAGAAGGTTTGGAAGTGGcagatttttttattataattttagtCCTCATCAG GAAGAGAGTCTTCGAAACCTTCAGGAACGGATTGGAGTACCTTTTGATGAGACTTGCTTCAATCATCAG CAAGCTCTCCATGCTTTGTGGGACTTATCATTTCCCAACGTTAAGCTCAAAGGCTTAATCTCTGATCAGTGGAAGGATATGGGGTGGCAAGGAGTGAACCCAGCTACAGACTTCAG GGGTTGTGGTTTCATTTCGCTCGAGAATTTATTGTTTTTCGGAAGAACTTATCCG GCTTCTTTTCATAGGTTGCTATTCAAGCAAACTGGAGAACGTGCTAAGTGGGAATACCCATTTGCTGTTGCTGGAATTAATGTATCATTTATGCTGATCCAAATGTTGGATTTATACTCAG CGAAACCTAAGTGCCTTCCAGGAGTCAATTTCATCAAAATGTTGGGAG AAGATAAAGAGGCATTTGATATACTATATTGTATAGCATTTGCAATGATGGATGCGCAATGGCTTGCAATGCATGCTTCGTATATGGACTTCAAT GAGGTTTTACGAGTAACCAGGATACAATTGGAAAGAGAATTGTCTTTAGAAGATGTGCATAAGATACAAGATCTGCCAGCTTTCAACCTATTGTTCCACTAG
- the LOC113688158 gene encoding uncharacterized protein has product MFMEKGSMQSNLECFLDCITPVVPSQFLSKSETRNLNGLWHPWDREKVEYFTLSDLWNCYDEWSAYGAGVPISLDNGETLVQYYVPYLSAIQIFTSNSSANCLREDTYSVCETRDSYSDSFSDESESEKLSRWDGSSSEEGVSEHDSLWHGNERLGYLYLQYFERSTPYGRVPLMDKISALAQRYPGLMSLRSVDLSPASWMSVAWYPIYHIPMGRTIKDLSTCFLTYHTLSSSFQDTDLEDDMVSFVKKRKEGEGIPLPPFGLSTYKMQGSVWVSDRSGRDQERLVSLLSVADSWLKQLGVQHHDFNYFTGIRRG; this is encoded by the exons ATGTTTATGGAGAAGGGTTCAATGCAATCAAACCTGGAGTGTTTTCTTGATTGTATAACCCCAGTTGTTCCATCTCAATTCTTAAGCAAG AGTGAGACGAGGAATCTGAATGGGCTGTGGCATCCATGGGACAGAGAGAAAGTTGAGTACTTTACCttgagtgatctttggaattgTTATGATGAATGGAGTGCTTATGGGGCTGGAGTTCCAATTAGTTTAGATAATGGAGAAACATTAGTCCAGTATTATGTGCCTTATCTCTCAGCAATCCAAATTTTCACCAGCAATTCATCTGCAAATTGCTTAAG AGAGGATACTTACTCTGTCTGTGAGACGAGGGATTCTTATAGTGACTCTTTCAGTGAtgagagtgagagtgaaaagCTTTCAAGATGGGATGGATCTTCTTCCGAGGAAGGAGTTTCTGAGCATGATAGTCTCTGGCATGGGAATGAGAGATTGGGTTATCTTTACTTGCAGTATTTTGAGAGATCTACTCCTTACGGAAGAGTTCCTCTTATGGACAag ATCAGTGCCTTAGCACAAAGGTACCCTGGACTAATGTCTTTGAGAAGTGTAGACCTGTCCCCTGCTAGTTGGATGTCAGTTGCATG GTATCCCATATATCATATTCCAATGGGGAGAACCATTAAAGATTTGTCCACATGCTTTCTCACTTATCACaccctctcttcttcttttcaGG ATACAGACCTTGAAGATGACATGGTGAGTTTTGTAAAGAAACGCAAGGAAGGAGAAGGTATTCCTCTCCCACCATTTGGCTTGTCCACTTACAAGATGCAAGGCAGTGTGTGGGTCTCAGACAGGAGTGGGAGGGACCAAGAGAGGCTAGTGTCGCTGTTGAGCGTGGCAGATTCGTGGCTAAAGCAATTGGGAGTCCAACACCATGACTTCAACTACTTCACAGGGATTCGTCGTGGCTAA
- the LOC113743287 gene encoding uncharacterized protein isoform X4 has protein sequence MVGPRAWIGGIFSRSTNRRFGSGRFFYYNFSPHQEESLRNLQERIGVPFDETCFNHQQALHALWDLSFPNVKLKGLISDQWKDMGWQGVNPATDFRGCGFISLENLLFFGRTYPASFHRLLFKQTGERAKWEYPFAVAGINVSFMLIQMLDLYSAKPKCLPGVNFIKMLGEDKEAFDILYCIAFAMMDAQWLAMHASYMDFNEVLRVTRIQLERELSLEDVHKIQDLPAFNLLFH, from the exons ATGGTTGGTCCACGAGCATGGATAGGAGGAATTTTTAGTCGATCAACCAATAGAAGGTTTGGAAGTGGcagatttttttattataattttagtCCTCATCAG GAAGAGAGTCTTCGAAACCTTCAGGAACGGATTGGAGTACCTTTTGATGAGACTTGCTTCAATCATCAG CAAGCTCTCCATGCTTTGTGGGACTTATCATTTCCCAACGTTAAGCTCAAAGGCTTAATCTCTGATCAGTGGAAGGATATGGGGTGGCAAGGAGTGAACCCAGCTACAGACTTCAG GGGTTGTGGTTTCATTTCGCTCGAGAATTTATTGTTTTTCGGAAGAACTTATCCG GCTTCTTTTCATAGGTTGCTATTCAAGCAAACTGGAGAACGTGCTAAGTGGGAATACCCATTTGCTGTTGCTGGAATTAATGTATCATTTATGCTGATCCAAATGTTGGATTTATACTCAG CGAAACCTAAGTGCCTTCCAGGAGTCAATTTCATCAAAATGTTGGGAG AAGATAAAGAGGCATTTGATATACTATATTGTATAGCATTTGCAATGATGGATGCGCAATGGCTTGCAATGCATGCTTCGTATATGGACTTCAAT GAGGTTTTACGAGTAACCAGGATACAATTGGAAAGAGAATTGTCTTTAGAAGATGTGCATAAGATACAAGATCTGCCAGCTTTCAACCTATTGTTCCACTAG
- the LOC113743287 gene encoding uncharacterized protein isoform X1, with translation MRLRRRHYIPSCASHRRVDEDEIYWDAKKQDEESALSPNSPRAISQLAQCFTNAMVGPRAWIGGIFSRSTNRRFGSGRFFYYNFSPHQEESLRNLQERIGVPFDETCFNHQQALHALWDLSFPNVKLKGLISDQWKDMGWQGVNPATDFRGCGFISLENLLFFGRTYPASFHRLLFKQTGERAKWEYPFAVAGINVSFMLIQMLDLYSAKPKCLPGVNFIKMLGEDKEAFDILYCIAFAMMDAQWLAMHASYMDFNEVLRVTRIQLERELSLEDVHKIQDLPAFNLLFH, from the exons ATGAGATTAAGGCGTAGGCATTACATACCTTCTTGTGCATCTCACCGTAGA GTTGACGAAGATGAAATTTATTGGGATGCAAAGAAGCAGGATGAAGAATCAGCATTGTCACCTAATTCTCCTCGTGCAATATCACAATTAGCTCAGTGCTTCA CTAATGCTATGGTTGGTCCACGAGCATGGATAGGAGGAATTTTTAGTCGATCAACCAATAGAAGGTTTGGAAGTGGcagatttttttattataattttagtCCTCATCAG GAAGAGAGTCTTCGAAACCTTCAGGAACGGATTGGAGTACCTTTTGATGAGACTTGCTTCAATCATCAG CAAGCTCTCCATGCTTTGTGGGACTTATCATTTCCCAACGTTAAGCTCAAAGGCTTAATCTCTGATCAGTGGAAGGATATGGGGTGGCAAGGAGTGAACCCAGCTACAGACTTCAG GGGTTGTGGTTTCATTTCGCTCGAGAATTTATTGTTTTTCGGAAGAACTTATCCG GCTTCTTTTCATAGGTTGCTATTCAAGCAAACTGGAGAACGTGCTAAGTGGGAATACCCATTTGCTGTTGCTGGAATTAATGTATCATTTATGCTGATCCAAATGTTGGATTTATACTCAG CGAAACCTAAGTGCCTTCCAGGAGTCAATTTCATCAAAATGTTGGGAG AAGATAAAGAGGCATTTGATATACTATATTGTATAGCATTTGCAATGATGGATGCGCAATGGCTTGCAATGCATGCTTCGTATATGGACTTCAAT GAGGTTTTACGAGTAACCAGGATACAATTGGAAAGAGAATTGTCTTTAGAAGATGTGCATAAGATACAAGATCTGCCAGCTTTCAACCTATTGTTCCACTAG